The following proteins are co-located in the Apis mellifera strain DH4 linkage group LG11, Amel_HAv3.1, whole genome shotgun sequence genome:
- the LOC102656461 gene encoding uncharacterized protein LOC102656461 → MEERTTYGSSRNRGILCKFEVRVVPGNPLCRPRRRRLPGGIRESFPHPSSIFTISTPRMKKKGHRGEANEAGGTDRKSCNTVVGRRYGLPTGAYRYTQALCRTEVEYGLYWRHLLHG, encoded by the exons ATGGAAGAACGAACAACGTACGGATCGTCGAGAAATCGAGGCATCCTTTGCAAGTTCGAGGTTCGCGTCGTCCCAGGGAATCCGCTATGCCGCCCACGTCGTCGCCGATTACCGGGAGGTATACGTGAAAG TTTTCCACATCCCTCTTCAATTTTTACGATATCCACCCCACGTATGAAGAAAAAGGGACATCGAGGGGAAGCAAACGAGGCgg GCGGCACGGATCGCAAATCCTGCAATACGGTAGTCGGTAGGCGGTATGGCCTACCAACAGGCGCATACAGGTATACGCAAGCTCTTTGTCGGACGGAGGTGGAGTACGGGTTATATTGGCGCCACCTCCTGCACGGTTAA